One part of the Planktothrix sp. FACHB-1365 genome encodes these proteins:
- a CDS encoding HEPN domain-containing protein: MNPLTIEWVDKAEGDFTTALRELRARKSPNYDAACFHAQQCVEKYLKARLQEAGIIFTKTHNLTVLLDLLLPVEPGYDSFRLKLLALTLFAVAYRYPGASAGKDTAREALDFCKEIRQEVRLSLGLNP, from the coding sequence ATGAATCCCCTAACCATTGAATGGGTTGATAAAGCAGAGGGGGATTTTACTACAGCTTTAAGGGAATTACGAGCCAGAAAATCTCCTAACTATGATGCAGCCTGTTTTCATGCTCAACAGTGTGTTGAGAAATATCTGAAAGCCCGTTTACAAGAAGCAGGTATTATTTTTACAAAAACCCATAATTTGACTGTTTTATTAGATTTACTTTTACCTGTAGAACCGGGTTATGATAGTTTTCGTCTCAAACTTTTAGCTTTAACTTTGTTTGCAGTTGCTTATCGTTATCCGGGTGCTTCTGCTGGTAAAGATACAGCCCGTGAAGCTTTAGATTTTTGTAAGGAAATTCGGCAAGAAGTTCGGTTAAGTTTGGGTTTAAATCCTTAA
- a CDS encoding type II toxin-antitoxin system PemK/MazF family toxin, with protein sequence MTIQRGEIYFVNLNPVQGREQAGQRPVLVLSIDSINQLPLVITVIVGTKGENITRDFPTNVRVSTSESGLTMETVFLCFQIRSLDKNRFSDTPAGRISQSKMVEIETAIRYCLGL encoded by the coding sequence ATGACAATTCAAAGAGGCGAAATCTATTTTGTTAATCTTAATCCGGTTCAGGGGCGAGAACAAGCCGGACAAAGACCTGTATTAGTTTTATCAATTGATTCGATTAATCAATTACCCTTAGTTATTACTGTAATTGTCGGCACAAAAGGCGAAAATATTACCCGTGATTTTCCTACTAATGTTCGTGTTTCTACGTCAGAAAGTGGATTAACAATGGAGACAGTATTTTTATGTTTTCAAATCCGTTCTTTAGATAAAAATCGTTTTTCAGATACTCCAGCAGGACGAATTTCTCAAAGTAAAATGGTAGAAATTGAGACAGCAATTCGTTATTGTTTAGGCTTATAA
- a CDS encoding CHAT domain-containing protein, with protein sequence MKRIQRYCLLFLDILKHLGYFWTRNRVNKRMWRAFPLVLLGLVVMGLSTSGTGLGGLSVGILSRAELASTSSQLIASGVNWKTQVSQVEKKWESDYESYFSQNLTDSKLTAPDIAQILAQISLKTGTKPGVLWVVPEPEGLVVVLITPGKEPWGQIQSNIKLEQLKTGVINLYQELTNPRKLQSRSYLEPAQQLYNAIIKPVEPQLEAEKIDTLLFCLGAGLRTLPLGVLHDGERFLIEKYSLTRIPAFNLMNLNYESLKDAFVLAMGASEFKNQNPLPAVPFELATIVNSDGMNGIIRLPIENPQNLGQWEGQSYLNQGFTVNNLKQLLSFSPYRIVHLATHAEFKPGKPGNSYIQFWDEQLKLDQMGQFNWKNPPIELLVLSACKTAVGDEDAELGFAGLAFQSGVKTALASLWYVSDTGTLALMSEFYQQLKTSSTKAKALQQTQIRMLKGDVRLQQGELLLSRGEISLPPEIVQPGIDNLSHPYYWAAFTLIGSPW encoded by the coding sequence ATGAAAAGAATACAACGTTATTGTCTTCTATTTTTAGACATTTTAAAGCATCTGGGTTATTTTTGGACGAGAAACCGGGTTAACAAACGGATGTGGCGAGCTTTTCCTCTTGTCCTATTGGGTTTAGTCGTGATGGGATTATCGACCTCTGGGACAGGTTTAGGAGGGTTGTCTGTGGGTATCCTGAGTCGAGCAGAACTCGCCTCTACCTCTAGCCAATTAATAGCCAGTGGTGTCAATTGGAAGACGCAGGTTAGCCAGGTCGAGAAGAAATGGGAATCGGACTATGAAAGCTATTTTAGTCAAAATTTAACCGATAGCAAACTCACCGCTCCCGATATTGCTCAAATTTTAGCTCAAATTAGCTTAAAAACCGGAACAAAACCGGGGGTGCTTTGGGTTGTTCCTGAACCTGAAGGATTAGTCGTCGTTTTGATTACCCCTGGAAAAGAACCCTGGGGTCAAATTCAATCGAATATTAAACTAGAACAGTTGAAAACTGGGGTGATTAATTTATATCAAGAATTGACTAATCCTCGCAAGTTACAAAGTCGTTCCTATCTTGAACCTGCTCAACAATTATATAACGCCATTATTAAACCCGTTGAACCGCAGTTAGAAGCAGAAAAGATTGATACCCTATTATTTTGTTTAGGGGCGGGATTACGAACTCTTCCCCTAGGGGTTTTACATGATGGAGAGCGTTTTTTAATTGAAAAATATTCTCTAACTCGAATTCCGGCTTTTAATCTGATGAATCTAAATTATGAATCTCTAAAAGATGCTTTCGTTTTAGCCATGGGAGCCTCAGAATTTAAAAATCAAAATCCCTTACCTGCGGTTCCTTTTGAGTTAGCTACAATTGTTAACTCGGATGGAATGAATGGTATCATCCGTCTTCCGATTGAAAATCCGCAGAATTTAGGACAATGGGAAGGACAATCTTATCTTAATCAAGGGTTTACAGTCAATAATTTAAAACAACTGTTAAGCTTCAGTCCCTATAGAATTGTTCATTTAGCGACCCATGCAGAATTTAAGCCGGGAAAACCTGGAAATTCCTATATTCAATTTTGGGATGAGCAACTTAAATTAGATCAAATGGGTCAGTTTAATTGGAAGAATCCCCCGATTGAATTATTAGTATTAAGTGCTTGTAAAACAGCCGTTGGGGATGAAGATGCAGAATTAGGATTTGCAGGATTAGCCTTTCAGTCGGGTGTAAAAACCGCTTTAGCCAGTTTGTGGTATGTTAGTGATACGGGAACCTTAGCCTTAATGAGTGAATTTTATCAACAGTTAAAAACGTCTTCCACAAAAGCCAAAGCTTTACAACAAACTCAAATTCGGATGTTAAAGGGAGATGTACGTTTACAACAGGGAGAATTATTGTTATCAAGGGGTGAAATATCTTTACCCCCTGAAATTGTACAACCGGGAATCGATAACCTTTCCCATCCTTATTATTGGGCGGCATTTACATTAATTGGCAGTCCTTGGTAG
- a CDS encoding nucleotidyltransferase domain-containing protein, with translation MIESSKIMELSQAIAHEFDPNKIILFGSYAYGNPQDDSDVDLLVILPYEGSSFKKSWEILNKIKPNFSIDLLVRTPVEITQRLAWNDFFIREIIEKGKVIYESPNH, from the coding sequence ATGATTGAAAGCTCTAAAATTATGGAACTCAGCCAAGCTATTGCCCATGAATTTGATCCAAATAAAATCATTTTATTCGGCTCTTATGCCTATGGAAACCCTCAAGATGATTCTGATGTTGATTTGCTAGTAATTTTGCCTTATGAAGGGAGTAGTTTTAAGAAAAGTTGGGAAATTTTAAATAAAATTAAGCCTAATTTTTCTATAGATTTGTTAGTTAGAACTCCTGTAGAGATCACGCAAAGACTGGCTTGGAATGATTTTTTTATTCGAGAAATTATCGAAAAAGGGAAGGTGATTTATGAATCCCCTAACCATTGA
- the tatC gene encoding twin-arginine translocase subunit TatC, which yields MVQSATNSDEDLEEKKEFLDEIPDEVEMSLFDHLEELRQRIFYSLIAVFIAIIGCFTIVNPIVHLLQRPASGIKFVQLAPGEYFFVSLKVAGYSGLVAATPFILYQITMFVLPGLTRKERRLLVPALLGSSLLFLLGLGFAYIALIPAALNFFINYGADVVEQFFSIEKYFEFVLVLLFCTGIAFQIPVIQAILGALKIVSSKQMLSGWRYVILGGAVLGAVLTPSTDPLTQSLLAGAVLGLYFGGIWIVKLIENTSESYSKSYSKSIDKD from the coding sequence ATTGTTCAGTCTGCAACCAATTCAGATGAAGATTTAGAAGAAAAAAAAGAATTTTTAGATGAAATTCCTGATGAAGTCGAAATGTCCTTATTTGACCATTTAGAAGAATTAAGACAACGGATTTTTTATTCCTTAATTGCGGTATTTATTGCCATTATTGGTTGTTTTACTATTGTTAATCCGATTGTGCACCTGTTACAACGTCCTGCGTCGGGAATTAAATTTGTTCAATTAGCTCCGGGAGAATATTTCTTTGTTTCTTTAAAGGTAGCGGGTTATAGTGGATTAGTCGCAGCAACTCCGTTTATTTTATATCAAATTACAATGTTTGTTTTACCGGGATTAACCCGCAAAGAACGCCGTTTATTAGTCCCAGCTTTATTAGGTTCTAGTCTATTATTTCTATTAGGTTTAGGCTTTGCTTATATAGCGTTAATTCCGGCTGCATTGAACTTTTTTATTAATTATGGTGCAGATGTTGTTGAACAATTCTTTTCCATTGAAAAATACTTTGAATTTGTTTTAGTCTTATTATTCTGTACCGGAATAGCCTTTCAAATTCCTGTGATTCAAGCTATATTAGGAGCCTTAAAAATCGTATCTTCCAAACAAATGTTATCCGGTTGGCGATACGTTATCTTAGGCGGAGCCGTATTAGGAGCCGTATTAACACCCTCCACCGACCCCTTAACCCAAAGTTTATTAGCAGGGGCTGTTTTAGGGCTTTACTTTGGCGGAATTTGGATTGTTAAACTGATTGAAAATACATCAGAATCTTATTCAAAATCTTATTCAAAATCAATCGACAAAGATTAA
- a CDS encoding adenylate/guanylate cyclase domain-containing protein, which produces MSEIPIIATNDETTMDKICPSCGFNNSQQAKFCIECGTLLTNSESVNKPEILYPESNNSKPSPFQEGGFTPLIIKPEAQVRERSSVLFTRPAERRLLTVMFCDLVGSTALSEQLDPEELRELIQIYQETCAHIVMQFEGYIAQYLGDGILIYFGYPIAHEDDAQRAVRAALGIIEAMASLKSRCVQNRCLNLAVRLGLHTGLVVVGEVGAGNKREQLAIGQTPNLAARLQGLAQPNMAVLSQKTYQLVQDIFEFQPLGLHSLKGISQATQVYQVLRETNHCQRAKIAETRETPHIGRQQQLEQLKAIWETVKTGRGQVVLVTGEAGMGKSRLIQAFKQHLATENYRLRELYCSPYYQHTPFHPILELLRERILNLWQKDSPDQKLRKLEEYLTENQLPVAETVPLFAQLLEIPLTEPYTPLNLSPQAQKQKIIEAMLAMIRRLASQQPVLVIVEDLHWIDPSSLEVLNRLIEAGSNLPILRLCISRPGFEIKSLDFSQITQINLDYLSLEQTTEIVNGITLGKALPEVLMKLILEKSDGIPLFVEELTKMVLDSGWLEDLGGRYELVGSVPRLTIPDTLKGLLMERLDRLEHAREVAQLGATIGREFSYELLQMIAIHELTELGLDENKIIQGLQQLVERNLLNIKGEIPISSYSFKTVLIQDAAYDSLLKSTRQRYHRQIAQALESKFPEFAEQKPELLAYHYTKAGLLEIAINYWQKSGDKAFKASANEEAIAHFNKGLSLLKDLPETSHHLEQELHLQTTLGKALIATKGYAASEVETVYKRSEELCLKIGDTPQIFLVLWGLYSYHIARAEYQIALEFAHRLMSVAQQQQNPIFEMEAYFTLGLCHFYLGDLIIAQTHWEKGLFLYQLNPNNCYICLTGQDVGIGFLSFLSWSSWLLGNTQQALHYSQQSLILAHERSHPYSLGMALSLAAMFYQYCQQPELVEKYAEAAIALSQEQSFEFWLVHGKILKGWILVEQGYFEAGINQLQEGITDHAKIGGQISHTYFLGLMTQAYTKGGDYNSAFNILEKALIKVEKNQEHFWEAELYRLRGELNLKTTQNLEAAKLDCQKAISIAQKQQAKALELRAKQDYELYS; this is translated from the coding sequence ATGAGCGAAATTCCAATTATTGCTACAAATGATGAAACAACAATGGATAAGATTTGCCCTAGTTGTGGATTCAACAATTCTCAGCAAGCAAAATTCTGTATTGAATGCGGCACTTTGCTCACAAACTCGGAATCGGTCAATAAACCCGAAATCTTATATCCTGAATCCAACAATAGCAAACCGTCGCCATTTCAGGAAGGAGGGTTTACACCCTTAATCATCAAACCGGAGGCACAGGTCAGGGAAAGATCCTCTGTTCTGTTTACACGACCCGCAGAACGCCGTTTACTCACGGTGATGTTTTGTGATTTAGTCGGGTCAACGGCCTTATCTGAACAACTTGACCCGGAAGAACTGCGAGAACTGATTCAAATCTATCAGGAAACCTGCGCCCATATAGTGATGCAGTTTGAAGGTTATATTGCCCAATATCTAGGCGATGGGATTTTAATCTATTTTGGTTATCCCATTGCCCATGAAGATGATGCTCAACGGGCGGTGAGGGCTGCATTGGGCATTATTGAAGCCATGGCGAGTCTCAAAAGCCGTTGTGTTCAAAATCGTTGTTTGAACTTAGCCGTGCGTTTGGGGCTGCATACGGGGTTAGTGGTGGTGGGAGAAGTGGGGGCGGGAAACAAACGGGAACAGTTAGCCATTGGCCAAACTCCGAATTTAGCCGCCCGCTTACAAGGTCTAGCCCAACCCAATATGGCCGTATTAAGTCAGAAAACCTATCAACTGGTGCAGGATATTTTTGAGTTTCAACCCCTGGGTTTACATTCTCTGAAGGGGATTTCTCAAGCAACACAAGTTTATCAAGTCCTGCGGGAAACAAACCATTGCCAACGAGCTAAAATTGCAGAAACCCGTGAAACTCCTCACATTGGTCGTCAACAGCAACTCGAACAGTTAAAAGCCATCTGGGAAACGGTGAAAACGGGACGAGGACAGGTGGTATTAGTCACTGGGGAAGCGGGAATGGGAAAATCCCGACTCATACAAGCCTTTAAACAACATCTGGCGACCGAAAATTATCGCTTACGAGAGTTATATTGTTCTCCCTATTATCAACATACGCCGTTTCATCCAATTCTTGAATTATTACGGGAGAGAATTTTGAATTTATGGCAAAAGGATTCTCCTGATCAAAAACTCAGAAAACTTGAAGAGTATTTAACTGAAAATCAACTTCCTGTCGCTGAAACTGTACCGCTATTTGCCCAACTGTTAGAAATTCCTTTAACTGAACCCTATACCCCTTTAAATTTATCGCCCCAAGCTCAAAAACAGAAAATTATAGAAGCAATGTTAGCGATGATTCGTCGTTTGGCGAGTCAACAACCTGTTTTAGTGATTGTCGAAGATTTACATTGGATTGATCCTTCGAGTTTAGAGGTATTAAATCGATTAATTGAAGCGGGATCAAATCTACCTATTTTAAGATTATGTATTTCTCGCCCAGGGTTTGAAATTAAATCCTTAGATTTTTCCCAAATCACGCAAATTAACTTAGATTATTTATCTTTGGAACAAACCACAGAAATTGTGAATGGAATTACCCTCGGAAAAGCTTTACCAGAGGTTTTAATGAAGTTAATTCTTGAAAAAAGCGATGGAATTCCTTTATTTGTAGAAGAATTAACCAAAATGGTTTTAGATTCAGGATGGTTAGAAGATCTGGGAGGTCGTTATGAGTTAGTCGGGTCAGTTCCTCGTTTAACCATTCCTGATACGTTAAAGGGATTATTAATGGAACGCTTAGATCGTTTAGAACACGCGAGGGAAGTGGCACAATTAGGGGCAACTATTGGTCGAGAGTTTAGTTATGAATTATTACAAATGATTGCTATTCATGAATTAACAGAACTAGGATTAGATGAAAATAAAATTATTCAAGGTTTACAGCAGTTAGTTGAAAGAAATTTACTGAATATCAAAGGGGAAATTCCGATTTCATCCTATAGCTTTAAAACCGTTTTAATTCAAGATGCTGCTTATGATTCGTTACTCAAAAGCACCCGACAACGCTATCATCGTCAAATCGCTCAAGCTTTAGAATCAAAATTTCCAGAATTCGCAGAACAGAAACCCGAATTATTAGCCTATCATTATACTAAGGCAGGATTACTAGAAATTGCCATTAATTATTGGCAAAAATCGGGAGATAAAGCCTTTAAAGCTTCTGCTAATGAAGAAGCGATCGCCCATTTTAATAAAGGATTATCTTTATTAAAGGATTTACCCGAAACTTCTCACCATTTAGAACAAGAATTACACTTACAGACAACTTTGGGAAAAGCCTTAATTGCCACAAAAGGATATGCGGCTTCTGAAGTTGAGACGGTTTATAAACGCAGTGAGGAGTTATGTCTAAAAATTGGAGATACTCCCCAAATTTTCTTGGTCTTGTGGGGATTATATAGTTATCATATCGCTAGAGCAGAATATCAAATTGCCCTTGAATTTGCCCATCGTTTAATGAGTGTAGCTCAACAACAACAGAATCCAATCTTTGAAATGGAAGCCTATTTTACGTTAGGATTATGTCATTTCTATTTAGGGGATTTAATCATCGCTCAAACCCATTGGGAAAAAGGGCTATTCTTATATCAACTTAATCCGAATAACTGTTATATTTGTTTAACCGGACAAGATGTAGGAATTGGCTTTTTAAGCTTTCTCTCTTGGAGTTCTTGGCTATTAGGAAATACTCAACAAGCGTTACACTATAGTCAACAATCATTAATTTTAGCTCATGAGCGATCGCATCCCTATAGTTTAGGCATGGCTTTGAGCCTAGCAGCCATGTTTTATCAATATTGTCAGCAACCCGAACTTGTTGAAAAATATGCAGAAGCCGCGATCGCTCTTTCCCAAGAACAAAGCTTTGAATTTTGGCTCGTTCATGGTAAAATATTAAAAGGTTGGATATTAGTAGAACAAGGCTATTTTGAAGCTGGAATCAATCAATTACAGGAGGGAATTACCGACCATGCTAAAATTGGAGGTCAGATTTCCCATACCTATTTTCTAGGATTAATGACACAAGCCTATACTAAAGGAGGAGACTATAATTCAGCCTTCAATATCTTGGAAAAAGCCTTAATTAAGGTTGAGAAAAATCAAGAACATTTTTGGGAAGCAGAACTTTATCGTTTACGGGGAGAACTAAATTTAAAGACAACTCAAAATTTAGAAGCCGCAAAACTAGATTGTCAAAAAGCGATTAGTATTGCTCAAAAACAACAAGCTAAAGCATTAGAATTAAGAGCTAAACAAGATTACGAATTATACTCATAA
- a CDS encoding histidine phosphatase family protein produces the protein MSQTIWIARHGNRIDFVNPAWFNTAERRYDPHLSEDGEIQAKQLANRLVGEGITQIIASPFLRTVQTANAVAERLDLSIKLDWGLGEWLNPDWMSFPETLPPEILAQKFPRIDLSYPVGVFQYPETWEDCLKRTADTVKRLVKTFPQDDLLLVGHGASVLGTAMALIPSLKENEMKAALCCLFKLVQNQNQWILELKGDTSHLTEAETVIRFN, from the coding sequence ATGTCTCAAACCATTTGGATAGCACGACATGGAAATCGGATTGATTTTGTCAATCCCGCTTGGTTTAATACCGCAGAACGACGTTATGACCCCCATTTATCCGAGGATGGTGAAATTCAAGCGAAACAATTAGCTAATCGTTTAGTCGGGGAAGGAATTACTCAAATTATTGCTTCTCCGTTTCTAAGAACAGTCCAAACTGCGAATGCTGTTGCTGAACGGTTAGATTTATCGATTAAGTTAGATTGGGGATTAGGAGAATGGTTAAATCCTGACTGGATGAGTTTTCCTGAAACCTTACCCCCAGAAATTTTAGCTCAGAAATTCCCTAGAATTGATTTATCTTATCCTGTCGGAGTTTTTCAGTATCCTGAAACCTGGGAAGACTGTTTAAAACGAACCGCCGACACGGTAAAACGTTTAGTAAAAACCTTTCCCCAGGATGATTTATTATTAGTTGGACATGGTGCTTCTGTATTAGGAACAGCCATGGCATTGATTCCGAGTTTAAAAGAAAACGAGATGAAAGCCGCCTTATGTTGTTTATTCAAATTGGTTCAAAATCAAAATCAATGGATACTAGAACTCAAGGGTGATACCTCCCATCTTACCGAAGCAGAAACCGTAATTCGGTTTAATTAA
- a CDS encoding HigA family addiction module antitoxin, whose translation MPTHPGEILLEEFMLPLNLTQAALAEYLGVPIQEINEIVTGKRGITSETAWLFAQAFQTSPEFWMNLQTQYDLVLNQPKTQKPPILR comes from the coding sequence ATTCCTACCCATCCTGGGGAAATTTTACTTGAAGAGTTTATGCTTCCCTTGAACTTAACTCAAGCAGCTTTAGCAGAATATTTAGGAGTTCCTATTCAGGAAATCAATGAAATTGTCACAGGAAAACGAGGAATTACATCTGAAACCGCTTGGTTATTCGCTCAAGCGTTCCAAACATCTCCTGAGTTTTGGATGAATTTACAAACGCAATATGATTTAGTTTTAAATCAACCTAAAACTCAAAAACCTCCGATTTTGCGTTAA
- a CDS encoding NAD(P)-dependent oxidoreductase: protein MKTAFLGLGVMGGYMSANLAKAGYSVNGWNRTSDRPGVKIALEAGANIVNSIQEAVTDVDIICTCVSDIPDVEAVILGENGVIHFAKPGAIIIDFSTIGSAAARHISQQLEPAQIQFLDAPVSGGDIGAKNGTLTMMVGGDQTIFETSKPILETMGKNIRYCGNVGSGQAVKLCNQILCSLNMVGICEAMLLAEKQGIDPNLVVEICSTGAAGSWALSNLGLKVAHGDFEPGFMIKHILKDLRIIQEMVNSDLPLPGTELADKLFKMVKELDQGLGGNQGTQAMIRAYKEGDR from the coding sequence ATGAAAACAGCATTTTTAGGTTTAGGGGTGATGGGTGGTTACATGAGTGCTAACCTCGCCAAAGCAGGATATTCTGTTAACGGTTGGAATCGAACGAGCGATCGCCCTGGTGTTAAAATAGCATTAGAAGCGGGGGCTAATATCGTTAATTCTATTCAAGAAGCCGTTACAGATGTTGATATTATTTGTACCTGTGTAAGCGATATTCCCGACGTTGAAGCCGTTATATTAGGCGAAAATGGCGTGATTCATTTTGCGAAACCAGGGGCAATTATTATTGATTTTAGTACCATTGGTTCAGCAGCAGCCCGACACATTTCTCAACAGCTTGAACCTGCTCAAATTCAATTCCTAGATGCTCCCGTTTCTGGCGGTGATATTGGAGCCAAAAACGGCACATTAACCATGATGGTCGGTGGAGATCAAACAATATTTGAAACCTCTAAACCGATATTAGAAACAATGGGAAAAAATATTCGGTATTGTGGAAATGTTGGCAGTGGTCAAGCCGTTAAACTCTGTAATCAAATTCTCTGTTCTTTAAATATGGTTGGCATTTGTGAAGCCATGTTATTAGCTGAAAAACAAGGCATTGATCCCAATTTAGTCGTTGAAATTTGTAGTACCGGAGCCGCCGGATCTTGGGCGTTATCGAATTTAGGGTTAAAAGTTGCTCACGGGGATTTTGAACCCGGTTTTATGATTAAACACATCTTAAAAGACCTCAGAATTATTCAAGAAATGGTCAATTCAGATCTTCCATTACCCGGTACAGAATTAGCCGATAAATTATTTAAAATGGTTAAAGAATTAGATCAAGGATTAGGCGGAAATCAAGGAACACAAGCGATGATTCGAGCGTATAAAGAAGGAGATAGGTAA